One Leopardus geoffroyi isolate Oge1 chromosome B1, O.geoffroyi_Oge1_pat1.0, whole genome shotgun sequence DNA window includes the following coding sequences:
- the NEFL gene encoding neurofilament light polypeptide — MSSFSYEPYYSTSYKRRYVETPRVHISSVRSGYSTARSAYSSYSAPVSSSLSVRRSYSSSSGSLMPSLENLDLSQVAAISNDLKSIRTQEKAQLQDLNDRFASFIERVHELEQQNKVLEAELLVLRQKHSEPSRFRALYEQEIRDLRLAAEDATNEKQALQGEREGLEETLRNLQARYEEEVLSREDAEGRLMEARKGADEAALARAELEKRIDSLMDEIAFLKKVHEEEIAELQAQIQYAQISVEMDVSSKPDLSAALKDIRAQYEKLAAKNMQNAEEWFKSRFTVLTESAAKNTDAVRAAKDEVSESRRLLKAKTLEIEACRGMNEALEKQLQELEDKQNADISAMQDTINKLENELRTTKSEMARYLKEYQDLLNVKMALDIEIAAYRKLLEGEETRLSFTSVGSITSGYSQSSQIFGRSAYGGLQTSSYLMSARSFPSYYTSHVQEEQIEVEETIEAAKAEEAKDEPPSEGEAEEEEKEKEEAEEEEGAEEEEAAKEESEEAKEEEEGGEDEGGEETKEAEEEEKKDGGAGEEQATKKKD; from the exons ATGAGTTCCTTCAGCTATGAGCCGTACTACTCGACCTCCTACAAGCGGCGCTACGTGGAGACGCCCCGGGTGCACATCTCCAGCGTGCGCAGCGGCTACAGCACCGCGCGCTCCGCTTACTCCAGCTACTCCGCGCCGGTCTCCTCCTCGCTGTCCGTGCGCCGCAGCTACTCGTCCAGCTCCGGCTCCTTGATGCCCAGTCTCGAGAACCTCGACCTGAGCCAGGTAGCCGCCATCAGCAACGACCTCAAGTCCATCCGCACCCAGGAGAAGGCGCAGCTGCAGGACCTCAACGACCGCTTCGCCAGCTTCATCGAGCGCGTGCACGAGCTGGAGCAGCAGAACAAGGTGCTGGAAGCCGAGCTGCTGGTGCTGCGCCAGAAGCACTCCGAGCCCTCCCGCTTCCGGGCGCTGTACGAGCAGGAGATCCGCGACCTGCGCCTGGCGGCGGAAGACGCCACCAACGAGAAGCAGGCGCTCCAGGGCGAGCGCGAAGGGCTGGAGGAGACTTTGCGCAACCTGCAGGCGCGCTATGAAGAGGAGGTGCTGAGCCGCGAGGACGCCGAGGGCCGGCTGATGGAAGCGCGCAAAGGAGCCGACGAGGCCGCGCTCGCCCGCGCCGAGCTCGAGAAGCGCATCGACAGCCTGATGGACGAAATCGCCTTCCTGAAGAAAGTGCACGAAGAGGAGATCGCCGAGCTGCAGGCGCAGATCCAGTACGCGCAGATCTCCGTGGAGATGGACGTGTCCTCCAAGCCCGACCTCTCCGCCGCGCTCAAGGACATCCGCGCTCAGTACGAGAAGCTGGCCGCCAAGAACATGCAGAACGCCGAAGAGTGGTTCAAGAGCCGCTTCACGGTGCTGACCGAGAGCGCCGCCAAGAACACCGACGCGGTGCGCGCCGCCAAGGACGAAGTGTCCGAGAGCCGCCGCCTGCTCAAGGCCAAGACCCTGGAGATCGAAGCATGCCGGGGCATGAACGAAGCGCTGGAGAAGCAGCTGCAGGAGCTGGAGGACAAGCAGAACGCCGACATTAGTGCTATGCAG gacacaatcaacaaattagaaaatgaattgAGAACCACAAAGAGTGAAATGGCCCGATACCTTAAAGAATACCAAGACCTCCTCAACGTGAAGATGGCTTTGGACATTGAGATTGCAGCTTACAG GAAACTCTTGGAAGGTGAGGAGACCCGGCTCAGTTTCACCAGCGTGGGAAGCATCACCAGCGGCTATTCCCAGAGCTCTCAGATCTTTGGCCGATCTGCCTACGGCGGTTTGCAGACCAGCTCCTACCTGATGTCTGCGCGCTCCTTCCCGTCTTACTACACCAGCCACGTCCAGGAGGAGCAGATCGAGGTGGAGGAGACCATTGAGGCTGCAAAGGCCGAGGAAGCCAAGGACGAACCCCCCTCTGAAGGAGaagctgaggaggaggagaaggagaaggaggaggctgaggaggaggaaggagccgAAGAGGAAGAAG CTGCCAAGGAAGAATCCGAGGAGgccaaggaggaagaagaaggaggcgaagatgaaggaggagaagaaaccaaagaagctgaggaggaggagaagaaagacgGAGGTGCTGGGGAGGAACAAGCCACTAAAAAGAAAGATTGA